From a region of the Nonlabens dokdonensis DSW-6 genome:
- the dnaA gene encoding chromosomal replication initiator protein DnaA gives MALTAESVWDNCLAFIKDNITLQAYKTWFAPIQPVKLTDTALSIQVPSRFFYEWLEEHYIKLLKAALTRELGEGAKLIYAIRMENPTKGMEAFTEKIPSSNRSIKNSQSVDAPVRSKSPELKNPFIIPGIRNVKIESQLNPSYNFETFLEGDSNRLARSAGMAVANKPGGTSFNPLLIFGGVGLGKTHLAHAIGVGIKENYPDKTVLYISAEKFTQQYIESVRKNNRNDFIHFYQIVDVLIVDDIQFFAGKASTQDVFFHIFNHLHQNGKQVILTSDKKPVDMQDIEQRLLSRFKWGLSAELNHPDYETRVSIIKNKLYRDGVEMEDDVVHYLADNIKTNIRELEGAIISLIAHSSFNRKDITIELARKIVENYVKNTKREISIDQIQQVVSDYFSMDVETLQSKTRKRHIVQARQLAMYFSKKLTKASLASIGTQIGKRDHATVLHACKTVDNLASTDKQFNKYVEDLRKKLSN, from the coding sequence ATGGCACTGACGGCAGAATCGGTATGGGACAATTGTCTCGCTTTTATAAAAGATAATATTACTCTCCAAGCATACAAAACCTGGTTTGCACCTATTCAACCTGTAAAGCTAACTGATACCGCATTAAGTATTCAAGTACCTAGTCGTTTTTTTTATGAATGGCTGGAAGAACATTACATAAAATTATTGAAAGCAGCTCTTACAAGAGAGCTAGGTGAAGGCGCAAAATTGATTTATGCTATAAGAATGGAAAATCCTACTAAAGGGATGGAAGCTTTTACTGAAAAAATACCAAGTAGTAATCGATCTATAAAAAATTCTCAATCTGTTGATGCTCCTGTAAGAAGTAAAAGTCCTGAACTTAAAAATCCTTTTATAATTCCAGGAATAAGAAATGTAAAAATTGAATCTCAATTAAATCCTTCTTATAACTTTGAAACTTTTTTAGAAGGAGATTCTAATAGACTGGCACGTAGTGCAGGAATGGCTGTAGCAAACAAGCCTGGTGGAACAAGCTTTAATCCGTTACTTATTTTTGGAGGTGTAGGATTAGGTAAAACACACCTAGCTCACGCAATAGGTGTAGGAATTAAAGAAAATTATCCAGATAAGACAGTTCTTTATATCAGTGCTGAAAAATTTACCCAACAATATATAGAATCTGTACGTAAGAATAATAGAAATGATTTCATCCACTTTTATCAGATTGTAGATGTACTGATTGTGGACGACATTCAATTCTTTGCTGGAAAGGCAAGTACTCAAGATGTTTTCTTCCATATTTTTAACCATCTACATCAAAATGGGAAACAAGTAATCTTAACAAGTGATAAGAAACCTGTAGATATGCAGGATATTGAACAACGATTGCTTTCGCGTTTTAAATGGGGACTTAGTGCAGAGTTGAATCATCCAGATTATGAAACGCGTGTTTCTATAATCAAGAATAAATTATACCGTGACGGTGTAGAAATGGAAGATGATGTAGTGCATTATCTTGCCGATAATATTAAAACAAACATACGTGAACTAGAAGGTGCTATCATCTCACTAATTGCACATTCTTCTTTTAATCGCAAAGATATTACTATAGAACTTGCTCGCAAGATTGTTGAGAACTACGTTAAGAACACAAAACGTGAGATTTCAATTGATCAAATACAGCAAGTGGTAAGTGATTATTTCTCAATGGATGTAGAAACCTTACAATCTAAAACACGTAAGCGCCACATTGTGCAGGCTAGACAACTTGCTATGTATTTTTCTAAAAAGTTAACTAAAGCTTCTCTTGCTAGTATAGGAACTCAAATAGGAAAACGTGATCATGCAACTGTTCTTCACGCTTGTAAAACAGTAGACAATCTTGCTTCTACAGATAAACAATTCAACAAATACGTTGAAGATCTACGTAAGAAACTATCGAATTAA
- a CDS encoding low molecular weight protein-tyrosine-phosphatase yields MKTNILMICLGNICRSPLAEGLMRSKLNFTKFTVDSAGTSGGHKGEAPDKRSIAVAKKNSLDITKQKSRKLLKEDFQEFDFLYVMDESNYRDVVSMAATDEERNKVIKILDEVFPGENLDVPDPYYGGSQGFENVYKMLDRATDAIAKKLDSK; encoded by the coding sequence ATGAAAACAAACATATTAATGATATGTTTAGGTAATATATGCCGATCGCCTCTTGCTGAAGGTTTAATGAGGTCTAAGCTTAATTTTACCAAATTTACAGTAGACAGCGCAGGAACAAGCGGTGGTCACAAAGGAGAGGCACCAGATAAAAGATCTATCGCCGTTGCTAAGAAAAACAGTCTTGATATTACTAAGCAAAAAAGCCGTAAACTTTTAAAGGAAGATTTTCAGGAGTTTGACTTTTTGTACGTCATGGACGAGTCCAACTATCGAGACGTAGTTTCTATGGCAGCTACTGACGAAGAAAGGAATAAAGTCATTAAAATTCTAGATGAAGTTTTCCCTGGTGAAAATCTTGATGTACCAGATCCTTATTATGGCGGTTCTCAAGGTTTTGAAAACGTTTACAAAATGCTAGATCGAGCTACCGATGCGATTGCTAAGAAATTAGATAGCAAATAG
- a CDS encoding AMP-binding protein, with translation MIPTVHPNFKLNGHSLNNEGVAIVAYSYIKEGEEWEKQVGDFLLSWLDNYDVVTVRTSGSTGVPKEYKLLKEHMINSAIMTGKRFNIDEEKDALCCLPLSYIAGKMMLVRAMTLGWHLDLVAPSTTPLKKAEKRYDFTAMSPLQVSKSLDDIHKTRKVIIGGGAVSKSLIERLDRKHTKAYHTYGMTETCSHIAVRQLYPRYDENYTVLDDIKIEKDEQGKLVVHAPLLSKTSLVTNDLVELVGEKEFKVLGRVDDVINTGSVKVHPAQIEEKLSHRLTGNFFISGKADEDLGQKVVLIVEGDERDVQDAFKKLEKFEKPKEIFFVNSFDRTHTGKVDKRTTLEKLFSDHR, from the coding sequence ATGATACCAACGGTACATCCCAATTTTAAACTCAATGGCCATTCATTAAATAATGAAGGTGTTGCTATTGTAGCTTATAGTTATATCAAAGAAGGTGAAGAATGGGAAAAACAAGTAGGAGATTTTTTATTAAGTTGGTTAGATAACTATGATGTTGTAACTGTTAGAACAAGCGGTTCTACTGGTGTTCCTAAAGAATACAAACTACTTAAAGAGCACATGATCAATAGTGCTATAATGACAGGTAAGCGTTTTAATATAGACGAAGAAAAAGATGCATTGTGTTGCTTACCACTAAGCTATATTGCAGGGAAAATGATGTTAGTTAGAGCGATGACTTTAGGATGGCACCTTGACTTGGTGGCACCTAGTACAACGCCTTTAAAGAAAGCAGAAAAGCGCTACGACTTTACAGCAATGTCACCATTACAAGTATCTAAATCACTGGATGATATTCATAAAACAAGAAAAGTAATTATAGGCGGTGGAGCAGTTTCAAAAAGTCTTATAGAAAGATTAGATAGAAAGCACACCAAAGCCTACCACACCTATGGAATGACAGAGACTTGTTCTCATATTGCAGTGAGACAATTGTATCCTAGATATGACGAAAACTACACGGTATTAGACGATATAAAAATAGAGAAAGACGAGCAAGGAAAACTTGTTGTTCATGCACCTTTACTTTCTAAAACATCATTAGTTACAAATGACCTAGTAGAGCTAGTAGGAGAGAAGGAATTCAAAGTGTTAGGTAGAGTAGATGATGTGATTAACACAGGTTCTGTAAAAGTTCATCCTGCTCAAATAGAAGAAAAATTATCTCATCGCTTAACTGGAAATTTCTTCATCTCCGGAAAAGCAGATGAAGATTTAGGTCAAAAGGTAGTCTTAATCGTAGAAGGTGACGAGCGAGATGTACAAGATGCATTCAAAAAACTTGAAAAATTTGAAAAGCCTAAGGAAATCTTTTTTGTAAATTCCTTTGATAGGACGCACACAGGAAAGGTTGATAAGCGCACAACGCTAGAAAAACTTTTTTCTGATCATAGATAA
- a CDS encoding CPBP family intramembrane glutamic endopeptidase — protein sequence MFIKRGANGFHDSWKWIIGAFVIFIGCQLIGAIPFIIAVFYKLVSESGPESLNSITESTLMTTFSKNVTFFLLMISFVIGTIVWWLWIKYIHKLSWNEATTSRKTFDWNRAFFAFAVVGVVSIATTVISYYLDPDVYVWNFNSTNFFTLAIIAIILVPIQTTWEELLFRSYAMQGLGIITGNRAVPFIVTSLVFGLMHIFNPEIAKMGYIVMIWYIGTGFLLGTMALMDEGTELAIGFHAANNLFIALLVTADWTAFQTDSLLIDTSDPTATWQTFIPMFIYYPALILLFAKKYKWNNWKHKLFGAIEVPALKNEYYDTNGTSQF from the coding sequence ATGTTTATTAAAAGAGGTGCAAACGGTTTTCATGATTCTTGGAAATGGATTATTGGCGCATTTGTTATCTTTATAGGGTGTCAGTTAATAGGAGCTATTCCTTTTATAATAGCAGTTTTCTATAAACTAGTAAGCGAGTCTGGACCTGAATCACTCAATTCTATTACAGAATCTACTTTGATGACCACTTTTTCAAAGAATGTGACATTCTTTCTTTTGATGATTAGTTTTGTAATAGGTACTATTGTTTGGTGGCTCTGGATAAAATATATTCATAAATTATCATGGAATGAAGCTACTACTTCTAGAAAGACCTTTGACTGGAATAGAGCCTTTTTCGCTTTTGCAGTTGTCGGTGTTGTTTCTATAGCGACTACTGTGATAAGTTATTACTTAGATCCAGATGTTTATGTATGGAACTTTAATTCTACTAACTTTTTCACACTAGCGATTATAGCGATCATTTTAGTCCCGATACAAACGACTTGGGAAGAGCTGCTGTTTAGAAGTTATGCGATGCAAGGTCTAGGTATTATTACCGGCAATCGAGCGGTACCTTTTATTGTTACTTCACTCGTTTTTGGATTGATGCATATTTTCAATCCAGAAATTGCAAAAATGGGTTACATAGTTATGATATGGTATATAGGAACAGGTTTCTTGTTAGGAACCATGGCTTTAATGGATGAAGGGACAGAACTAGCGATAGGTTTTCATGCGGCAAATAATTTATTTATTGCGTTACTTGTAACTGCAGACTGGACTGCTTTTCAAACAGACTCTTTGTTAATCGATACATCAGATCCTACGGCGACTTGGCAGACTTTCATACCTATGTTTATATATTATCCGGCTTTAATTCTTTTATTTGCCAAGAAGTACAAATGGAATAACTGGAAACACAAATTATTTGGTGCTATAGAAGTGCCAGCTTTAAAAAACGAGTATTATGATACCAACGGTACATCCCAATTTTAA